TCCCCGGTAAAACGAACATTCACAACGAGATGCAATGCAAGATCCCTGTGGCGCCGAACCATGCCAGCCTTTTCCCATGCGCCGCGCCCTCGAGGGTCCGCGGCCATGCTTTCGCCAACGCAGACTTCAGGAGCTTCCCCATGGCCAATAACCACACTCCCCTGCCTTCGGATTTTCCCGAGAACGGTCCGGATCGCGACGCGCGGCGCCGCCGGCGCCACCCGGAAAGCTGGATCGACGACCTCGAAGCGACTTTGAGCGACGCGTCCGCCACCGACCTGGAGGCCTTGAAAATTCGCCTGGCCGAACAGTTGCGCGACACGCGCCACAGCTTGCGCGACGCCTCCGACAGCGCCCAGGACATGGTGCGCGAGACCATCGACTGCACCGAGCAATACATCCATGCGCGCCCGTGGCAGGCGATCGGGCTGGTGGCGGGCGCCGCATTCCTGTTCGGCGTCGTGGTCGGCCGCCAATAGCGCCTGGCCCGTCCCCACGCCGCCTTGGGCGCCGCCAGGGCGCCACGGCGCGCCGGGAACGGCAGTTGCTTGGATGCCCTCGAGGACGCCTTCACGTCCGTCACTTCGAGGGAGATCGGCATGACCCAATCCGACAAAGCAGCGACGGGCGCGCGGCCCCACCCGGCCCCGCCCATGCCAGGCCAGCACCTGTCCAAGCCCGGCACGGAAGCCGAGATGGCGCTGCGCCCGCAGTACCTGGCGCCTGATTATCGCGGCAGCGGCAAGCTGTCGGGAATGGCGGCGATTGTCACCGGCGGCGATTCCGGCATCGGCCGCGCGGTCAGCGTGCTGTTCGCGCGCGAGGGCGCCGACGTGGCGGTGGTCTATCTCAACGAACACGAGGACGCGCGCGAAACGCAGCGCGTGGTGGAGGCGGAAGGCAGGCGCTGCCTGCTGCTGCCCGGCGACGTGCGCGACCCGGCCTTCTGCGCCGAAGCCGTGGAAACGGCGGCGCGGACCTTCGGCCGGCTGGACGTGCTGGTGAACAACGCCGCCTACCAGCAGCACGACGAAGGACTGCGGGACATCAGCGACGAAAAGTGGGACAAGACCCTGCGCACCAACCTCTACGGCTATTTCTACATGGCGCGCGCCGCGTTGGCGCATCTGCGGGCAGGGGCCGCCATCATCAACACCGGCTCGGTGACCGGCCTGCGCGGCAGCGGCGGACTGCTCGACTACGCCTCCAGCAAGGGGGCCATCCACGCCTTCACCCGCTCGCTGGCAGCCAATCTCGCGCCTCAGGGCATCCGCGTCAATGCCGTGGCGCCGGGACCGGTCTGGACCCCGCTGAACCCGGCCGACCGCGACGCCGAAGCCATCAAATCCTTCGGCAAGAACACCGATCTTGGCCGGCCGGCCCAGCCCGAGGAAATCTCGCCCGCCTATGTCTTCCTGGCCGCGCCTGCCTGTGCCAGCTACATCACGGGCATCGTGTTGCCGATCACGGGCAGCGCGGGGGACTGAATCCGGCCAGGCCTTGATTCCCCGCCCGCTATTTCGCTGGCGCCACCGAGGCCGGCGCCGCTCGTTCGGCGGGCGACACCGGCGGCGGCTCGCCGCGCGTGGCGGGCGGCATCCTCTCGGGATTGGCGGCGGGATCGCGCTTGAGCGCGCGCGCCAGCGCCAGGTGATCGGCCAGCGCCGACTGGTGGCGCGCGGCGAACTCCCGGACCTGGGCATCGCCGCCCTGGCTTGCCGCCGCGCGGTACAGCGACTCGGCCTTCTCGTGGGCTTGCAACGCCACCTGCTCGACGTACAGCGTATCGAATGCCGGGCCGGTCTTGCCCGCCAGCGCGTCCAATGTGCGTTGGTCCGCCGGCTCCGCCTTGTCCGGCAAGGGCACCCGCCTGGCCTGCGCCAGTTGCCGCAGGTCACGATCCAGGTCCTGGTAGCGTGCCTGCATCTTGCCGGCGAAAGTGCGCACCTCGGTGCTGGCGGCGCGTTCGCCGGCCAGCCTGGCCGCCTGGACCTGGAACGCATCGGCCGCCGCGGCCGCCTGCAGGAAATGGCTGTCGGCGGGCGGCAACGCCTGCGCGCGCGCCGCCAGCGGCGCGGTCAACAGCGCAAACAGGCAGGCCGCAAGCAGGCCCCGCCACATCATCTCGTTGTTCATGACCGTCTCCTTGCCCGCCCGCGGGCGGATCATTGCGGCGCCGACGGCGCCTCCACATGCCGTGGCGGCTTGAGCGGATCGAAGTCCTCCCATTTGCCATCCAGCCAGCGGCCCTGCGCCCGCTCGATATCATGCCCGCCGGCATCACGCAGGACGCCTCGCGCCGCCGACTCGCGCTCCGGCGTGACCGGCAGCGCCAGCATCACGCCGGCCTGCCGCAAGGGAGGATGCTCCGGTGAAGCGGCCGCCGCCGAGGGCCGGCGCCGACGCCTGCCCGCCATCCACAACGCCCCGCCCAGGGCGCCCACATACGCGCCGGCGCCGGCGGCCGCGGCCACCACCAGGATGGCCGCGCCCGCCCACAGCGCCACCAACCCGCCCGCCAGCGCGAACGCCAACCCCACCAGCGCGGCGCCCGCCAGGGCGCCGAGGTGGGCGCCGCGCGCATCCGGGTCCGCCACACGGTCGCCGCCCAGGGGATAGCGCGCATGCTCGCCGGCCGTGTTGATGTAGAACGTATGGATATCGCCCTCATCGAATCCCTCCAGCCGCAGGCGTTGCGCGGCCTCGCGGGCTTCGTCGAAGGTCTGGAAGCGTGCGGCGACAATCAAGGACATGGCGATCTCCCGGGCGTGGATGGCATCGAAAGCCTGGCAGCAACTGCCATGCCTGCCACCGCGGCCCGGGCACGCGGCTTGCTGGGATGGATCCAAACCAGACGATCGCGGGAATCCCTCCCAAAAACCGGCCGGCTTTTGCACTGCGCGACACCACGGCCCGGCGCCCTGCCGCCGGCACAGGAGCGGATATGCATGCCTTGAGCGACAACGACGAAGCGCCCGTTTCCTTGGAGATCGACAACATGGCGCCTGGGACCGACAGCCCCCGTGGGCTGGGATCGCTGGACTGGATCGCCCTCATCGCCCTGGTGGCCGGCGGCTTGAATACCGGCCTGATCGCTGCGGTCAACCTGGATCTGTTCGCCCGGGTGCTGCCCTGGGCCATGGCGGCCCGCGTGGCCTACGGCCTGGTCGGGCTGGCGGCGCTGCACTGCGTGGTGCTGCTGTTCCGCCTCGGCGCCGAGGCGGATTGAGCGCGCGTCAGCGCCCGCCTCCCGGCTCGCGCGTGCCGGGATAGCGCCCGCCCTCCTCATATTCGGGACCTTGCGGATGCGGCTGTTCATCCGCCCCGCGCCGCGGTGTCGGCGCCTGGGCGCGGTCGGGCCGGTCGGCGCCGAATTGGCCACTGCGTTGCGCCGCCTCGGCATCGCTCTGCGCGGCGTTTGCCTCGCCCTTCTTGTTGGCCTTGCCCTCGTCCTTGGCGCCGGCGCCCTCGGCCGGCCGCGGCCGCCGTGGGCCGGCATTGCGCGGGGTGCTGTCGTTGCTGTTCATGGCGGTTCTCCTGAAGCGATGACACAGGATGGCGAGCAAGCGGCATGCCCGGCGAAGATGGGCACGCCAATTGCTCACCGCTGACGGGCGGCCATCCCCGGCCACCCTCACGCCAAGGAGTCATCCATGAATCTGTCCAAGATCCGCCTGTCCATGACGCTCGTTCCGGCCGCGGCCCTGTGCCTGTCGGCCCTGGCCTTGCCCGCGTCCGCGCAGACCACGCCGGTGCGCAGCAGCGAACAGATCGACAATCAATACAAGATGGACAAGAAGCAGTGCGACGCCATGAAGGGCAACCAGAAAGACGTCTGCCAGCAGCAGGCCGAAGCCACCCGCGACAAGGCCAAGGCCGACGCCAAGGCCGGCAAGGAAAAGGCCGAGGCCAACCATGACGCGGCCAAGGTGCGCAACGATGCCGACTACAAGGTGGGCAAGGAAAAATGCGATGCCATGTCCGGCAACGCCAAGGATGCGTGCATGGCCGACCTGAAGACGCGCTACGGCAAGTAAGCGGGGGAGGCGGACGTCAATGCGAATTTCCCGGCTGCTCTCCCGGCAGCGCATAGCCGGCCGCCGCATATTCCTCGAGCCGGTTGTACAAGGTCTTGGGGCTGATGCCGAGCACGGCTGCCGCCTGTTTCTTCACCCCCTTGCAACGCTCCAGCGTTGCAAGGATCAGGCGGCGGTCGGCTTCGGCCAGCGTCTCGCCCACCGGCACGCTGACCTGTCCGCCACGGACATCGCCGCCCGGCGACACTTGCGGCGTCAGCATGTCCGCGTCCAGTTGGTCGCCTTCGGCCATGATGAAGGCGCGACGCACGAAATTCTTCAGCTCGCGCACGTTGCCCGGCCATTCATACTGCGCCAGCGCCGCGGCCGCCCGCGGCGAGAACGTCTTGGCCCGGCCGCTCTCTTCGTTCTGCGCCTGCAGGAAGCGGTCGGCCAGGAACAGGATGTCGTCGCCCCGCTCGCGCAGCGCGGGCAGCTCCAGCGGAAAGACATTCAAGCGGTAATACAGGTCCTCCCGCAGCTTGCCTTCCTGCACCGCCTGCTCGGGATTGCGGTTGGTGGCGGCAACGATGCGGATATCGCAGGCGATTTCGCGATGGGTGCCGACCCGCATGAACTGCCCCGTCTCGAGCACCCGCAGCAGCTTGACCTGCAGGTCGAGCGGCATCTCGGTCACTTCATCCAGGAACAGCGTGCCGCCGTCGGCCCGCTCGAAATAACCCTTGTGCTGGCGATCGGCGCCAGTGAAGCTGCCGCGTTCATGGCCGAACATCTCGCTCTCGATGAGGTTCGGCGAGATGGCCCCGCAATTGACCGCGACGAAGGGGCGCTGGCGGCGGGCGCTCAGCTCGTGCACCGCGTGCGCGGCCAACTCCTTGCCGGTGCCGCTCTCTCCGACCAGCAATACCGTCACATCCGTGGGCGCGACCCGGCCGATCTGGCGATACAGTTCACGCATCGGCGCCGACGCGCCATACAGCTTGCCGAAACGTCCCGGTTCCTCGAACGGCGTGCCCGGCAGTTCGCCGCCGGCATTCGCCATGATGCGCATCAGGATGCCGTTCAGGCGCTCCATGCAGATCGGCTTGACCAGGTAGTCGGTGGCGCCCAGGCGCAAGGCCTGGACCGCATTGTCGACCGTGCCGTGGCCGGTCATCACCACGACCTCGGCGCTGGCCGTGGCCACATTCTTGAAGATATCCATGCCGCTGCCGCCAGGCAGGCGCACATCCGTCAATACCAGATCGGGCACCTGGCGCTCGAGCTGGATCAACGCGTCCTTCACGCTGGCGGCCAGCGCTACCGTGAAGCCGTTGTCCCGGCCAAGTTCGGCCAGGGTTTCGCGGATGGCATCGTCATCGTCGACGATCAGCAAGTGGGGCATGGCATCTCCTCGAGCCTGGGCGCGGGCGTTGGCGCCTGCGCTGGCGGACCACTTCCGAGCATAGCTAAGTCGCAGCGGCTTGAAGCAACCATTCGTCAGAATCCACCAACATTTTCGATTACTTGCAACTGGTCGCATCCCCACACCGGGTCAACCTCTACCATGGCACCACGATGAATGTCTCCAGCCTGTCCCCCGTCATGCAGAAGCTCGCCACCCAGGTGCGGCTGGCTGCCGAAACCGATGCCAGCGTCTTCATCGTGGGCGAAAGCGGCGCGGGCAAGGAAGTGGTGGCGCAGGCGATCCACGCGGCCAGCGCGCGCCGCGACCAGCCTTTTGTCGCGGTCAATTGCGGCGCCATCAGCGGGTCGCTGGCGCACGCGGAATTATTCGGTCACGAAAAAGGCAGCTTCACCGGCGCGGTCTCGCAGAATGCCGGCTACTTCGAATCGGCCAGCGGCGGCACCCTGTTCCTGGACGAAGTGACCGAAATGCCGGTCGACATGCAAGTGCATTTCCTGCGCGTACTGGAAACCGGCACCTATCAACGGGTGGGCGGCTCCGACCTGCTGCGCGCCAATGCCCGCATCCTCTGCGCCAGCAACCGCGACCCGGCGGCGTCCGTGGCCGACGGCCGGCTGCGGCAGGATTTCCTGCACCGCTTGCTGGTGATTCCGCTGCGAGTGCCGCCGCTGCGCGAACGCGAGGGTGACGCGGTGATCCTGGCGCGTGAATTCCTGGCGGAACTGAATGCACGGCACAACACCCGCAAGGCGTTCGCGCCGCGCATGCTGCAGGCGGTCGCCCGCCACGACTGGCCAGGCAATGTTCGCGAACTGCGAAACGCGGTGCAACGCGCGTACATCCTGGGCGACGAGCAACTGGACATCGACCTGCCCCGACCGCGCGTCGCCCCGCATGCCGAGTTCAAGGATGGCGCCCTGAACGTGCCGGTCGGCACCGAACTGGGCAACGCCCAACGCGACTTCATTCTCGCCACGCTGGCGCACCATGGCGGCGACAAGCGCCTCACGGCCGAGACCCTGGGCGTCAGCCTGAAGACCCTCTACAACCGCCTCGACGTCTACGAAAAAGACGCCGGCGGTCCGACCGCCGCCTGACCCCGCTGGATGGCCGGCGGTTCGAGCCGCCCAGGCAATATTTACCGTCCCCTTGTAATCCTGGTCGATGCCACGGCATCTGCGCGGTCGCCCGTCGCCCGCTCGGCGGGTTGGCACGATCTTTGCGTGATCTAAAGGATATGCCGCCGCTCCGGCGGCAACCTGGCGGGAGAATTCCTTGGGACACCCGATGCAAGAATTGCGCCTGCGCCAACAGATGACCCTGGCGCCCCGGCTGCAGCAGTCCGTCAAGCTGCTGCAGATGTCGGCGCTCGAATTCACAACCGCGGTCGAGTTGGCGCTGGCAAGCAATCCTTTCCTCGAGGAAGCCGACGAGCAGGCGGCGGGTCCGGCCGAGGCCGTGGAGTCCACTGCGCCGGTTGGGGCCCCATCCGACTCCGGCCAGACGGCATCCGACACCGCCAGCGAGCAGCCGGCCGAGCCGCCCGCCACGCCGGAATATGCCGGCGACTATCCCACGGCCCCGCGCGGCGACGGCGAAGACCACGACCTCGGCCAATGGGCCAGCGCGCCGGTCTCGATGCGCGAAAAGCTCTCGCTGGAACTGGGCAACTACCGGCTCGAACCGCGTGACAGATTGCTGGCCGAATTCATCATCGACTCGCTGGACGAAGACGGCTACCTGCGCACCCCGCCGGCCGACCTGTGCGGCAGCCTCAGCCCCGACTTCTCGCCCCCGCCCGAGGAACAGGAGTGGCTGACCGCGCTGCGCCTGGTGCAGCAACTGGACGCGCCGGGGCTGGGCGCGCGCGACCTGCAGGAATGCCTGGCGCTGCAATTGGAGGCGGCGCTCGGCATCAATCCGCCGCTGCGCGCGCTGGCGCTGCGCATCGTGCGCGAGCAGATCGACCGGCTCGCCAAGAACGACGCCGCCAGCTTGCGGCGCGCCTTCAACTGCACCGACGACGACGTGCGCGACGCCTGCGCCCTGATCCGCAGCCTCGACCCCAAGCCTGGCCGGCGCTACGACGCCCAGGCGCCGGCCTACGTCGTGCCCGACGTGTTCGTCGACAAATGGCGTTCGCGCTGGCGCGTGGTGCCCAATCGAAGCGCCATGCCCCAGGCGCGGCTGCATCAGGTGTATGCCGACCTGTTCCGCCGCGCGCGCCTCGATGACCGCAGCCCGATGGCGCAGGAACTGCAGGAGGCGCGCTGGCTGGTGCGCAACGTGGAACAGCGCTACACCACCATCCAGCGCGTGGCCGAAGCCATCGTCAAGCGCCAGCAGACTTTCTTCGAGTATGGGGAAGTGGCGCTGCGTCCGCTGATGCTCAAGGAAGTCGCCGACGACCTGGACATGCACGAATCCACGGTCTCGCGCGCCACGACCAGCAAGTACATGGTCACGCCGCGCGGCGTATTCGAATTCCGCCATTTCTTTTCGCGCGAGCTGCCCACCGATTCCGGCGGCACCTGCTCGGCCGCCGCGGTGCGCGCGCTCATCAAGGAATTGATCGAGGCCGAGGATCCGGCCATGCCGCTGTCGGACGTGGCCCTGGCCCAGCAACTGGCCACCAACGGCATTGTGCTGGCCCGCCGCACGGTCTCGAAATACCGCGGCCAGCTGCGGTTGCCGCCGGCTGAATTGCGCCGCGAACATTGAAGCCCTGAGTTGAATCACTGACTCCCGCGAGGACGGGCGCGACGCCCCGGGCGTCGCGCCCTCTCTCACGTCTTACTTGCTGCCGCCCGTGTTGGGATATCCCGGCGCGGGCGTGGCGCCGGCGGCCGGCGTGCGCGGCACGTTGTCGTTGGCCTCCGGATGGCGCCGGGGCATCTCACCGCTGCGCTTGTCGTTCGGCGTCGACGCGTTCTTGTCCAGATTGGGCGGCGTGGACATCGTATTGGGCGCCGCATTGGGCGCGGGCGCGGCCTGGCCCGCAGGGACCGGCCGGTTCGGCGGCACCGCCGAGCCGTCGTTCGGCGCCGTGGAGGGCGTGGTCGGACTGGCGGATTGGGCCCAGGCGGCGCCGGCTCCGCCCAGGCTGGCGGCAACAACGATGGCATAGGTCATGGCACGAATCTTCATGGGATCACTCCTTTTTTCAGGTTGCCTGTCCCATCCAGCAATTCGTATGCCCAATGCCGGCTGCCGCGCAGCACGCCGGCGCCACGGACGCGCCCGACCGGCACTTTTTACCGCCCGGTGCAAAGCCGTCACTCACCCGTCACGCGTTCCCGCTCATTCGGCGCCGCCGGGCCAAGCGCCGCCCCGGCCGACCTCGGCTGACTCGAGCATGCGCTGCACCCGCGCCGTCAACGCATCCAGCGCGAAGGGCTTGACGATCAGCTCCATGCCCGGGTCCAGGAAGCCGGACCCGCGCGCGGCGCCTTCCGCATAGCCGGTCATCAGCAGCACCTTGAGGCCCGGGTGCAAGGCGCGCGCCGCGTCGGCCAGCTGGCGGCCGTTCAGCCCAGGCAGGCCGACGTCGGTCACCAGCAGGTCGATATGACCGGTGACGCGCACCCGCTCCAGTCCGGCATCGCCATCGTTGGCGGTGAACACCTGCATGCCCCGTTCAACCAGGCATTCGCAGACCATCTCGCGCACGTTCGCGTCATCTTCCACCAACACGATGATCGCCTGGCGCTCGCGCTTGCCGGCTTCGCACGCCAGCGCTATCGGCGCGGCCGCGTCGGCCGTCGTGCCCTGGTGCCGGGGCAGGAAGATGCGCACCGACGTGCCCGCCCCCACCTGGCTTTCCAGCGTCACGACGCCGCCCGCCTGCTTGGCGAACCCATAGATCATCGACAGGCCCAGGCCGGTGCCTTCTCCCAGCGGCTTGGTGGTGAAGAAGGGATCGAAAGCGTGCGCCAATACGTCGGGCGTCATGCCGCAGCCCACATCCGTCACCCCTACCTCCACGAACTCGCCCGCCTGCGCCCCCGGATAGGGTCTCAGGAACGCCGGGGCCAGATAAGTATTGGCCGCGGACACCGTCAACGGTCCGCCGTCCGGCATGGCGTCGCGGGCATTGATCACCAGATTGAGCAGCGCGTTCTCGAACTGGTTGCGGTCGCAGCGCACCGGCCACAGGTCCGCATCGAGCTCGAACGCCAGCGACACGCCTTCGCCGGTGTAGCGCCGGAACAGGTCGGCCATCGATTGCAGGGTCGTGGTCACGGAGAACGGCTGCGGATCGATCGGCTGGCGCCGCGAGAACGTCAGCAGTCGCTGCGTCAGGTGGGCGGCGCGGTTGGCCGAATCCATCGCCACGGTCACGAAGCGCCCGGCCTGCTCCGGCACGCCGCTCGCCAGCTTGCGCTGGATCAGGTAGAGCGCGCCGGTGATCCCCTGCAGCATGTTGTTGAAATCATGGGCGATGCCGCCGGTGAGGCGGCCCACCGCCTCCATCTTCTGCGCCTGGCGCAGCGCGTGCTCGGTTTCAAGCAGCATCTCGGCCTGCGACTTCAGGTCGGTATCGTCGCGGCCGGCCATGTAGAGGCTGTCCTGCGCCCACGACATGCTCCAGGTGATCCAGGCATAGCCGCCATCCCGCTTGCGCATGCGGTTTTCCAGGTGTCGTACGCCCTGGGCCGTTTCGGGATGGCGCGCCTGCGCCAGCGCCTCGCGGGTGGCCGCGTAGTCATCCGGGTGGATCAGCTCGCGCAGGCCCATCGCCAGGAATTGCTCCTGGGTCCAGCCGAGGATCGGCCGCACCGCGGGATTGACGCTGGCAAAGCGCCCCTGCCCGTCGACCACCGCCAGCAGCTCGGGCGACAGGCGCCAGATGCGGTCGCGCTCGGCGATAGCGTGCTCGACGCGCTGCTCCAGCGTACGGGAGTACTGCGAACGCTCGACAGCCGTGCACAGGCGTTCGGCCACATCCTCGATGCAGGCAATGTCGCCGCGCTTGAGCCGCGTGCCGGCCGCCGGCCGCACCACCAGCGCGCCGCCCGGCCGGCCCCAGCGGCTGGTCGGCACCACGATGGCGGACGGCATGATGTCGCCGTTGGGCTGCGCCAACAGCGGTTCCAGGAAAGCCGTGCGGCCGCCGCGCAATGCCTCCAGGAAAGCGTCGTCGAACACCGGCTCCAGGCCCGCGCAGCCACCCCGCCCCGGCTGCGGCCGCCAGCAGGTCGACACCCGCGGCTCGGCGCCCTCGCCCTCCCAGTCCACCACCGCCACCAGGCCCAGCGCCAGATGCTGGCCCAGGCTCTCGCAGGCCAATTGCTCGATCGCCGCCTGCTGCTGCTGCTCGCGCATGCGGTCGCCCAGCGCCAGCACGAAATTCTTGCGATGCTGCCCTTCCCACAGTTCCGCCTCGGCGGTCTTGCGCGCGGTGACGTCCAGGAACAGCGCCATCATCTGGTTCTCGCCCTCGCGCCGCGCCCGCGCTTCGTACCAGGCCTGGCGCGGCGCCGGCACGGCGAACTCGAACTGCGCCGGTTCGCCGGTCTCGACCACCTGCGCGAACGCGTCCATGATCTGGCCCGGCACGCCGGGAATCATCTCGCGCAGCGTGTGGCCGAGCGTGTCGCCCTCCTTCATGCCGCTCTGCCGCTCGAATGCGGGGTTGACCTCGATGAAGCGGAAATCGACGATGCGGCCCTGCGCGTCGCGCAGCGCCTCGCTCAGGAAGAAGGCCTCCTGCATGCCCTCGAACATGGCGCGCCAGCGTTCGCCGCTGCGGCGCAGCGCCGCAGTCGTCAGGTGCCGCTCGATCGCCAGCGCGGCGCTGCGCGTCACCACCGCGATCGCGTCGATGTCATGCGCCGACGGCGAGCGTGGCATGGCGTAGTAGTTGGAGAACACCCCGAGCAGATGCCCGTCGGGCGCCTTGATCGGGGTCGACCAGCAGGCGCGCAGGCCATGTTCCAGGGCCAGCTCGCGCCACGCCGCCCACGCCGGATGGCTGGCGATGTCCTCCACGTACACGGGGCAGCCGGAATGCGCCGCCATGCCCCACGAGGCCATCTGCGGCCCGATCGGCGCGCGGTCGACCGCGGCATTGAACGCCGCCGGCAGGCTGGGCGCGGCGCCATGCACCAGCAGGCCGCCGGACTCGTCGACCAGCGCGATGGAGGCGCGCAACTCGACGCTCGACTGCGCCTCGATGGCGTGCAGCATGTGGCCCAGCACCTCGGCCAGGGGCATGCCCGCGGCAATGCGTTGCAACATCACGCGCTCGTCTTCCAGACGCGCGAGCGTGTCGGTCCAGGGATGGGATACTCGGTCTCGCT
The window above is part of the Achromobacter deleyi genome. Proteins encoded here:
- a CDS encoding RNA polymerase factor sigma-54, whose product is MQELRLRQQMTLAPRLQQSVKLLQMSALEFTTAVELALASNPFLEEADEQAAGPAEAVESTAPVGAPSDSGQTASDTASEQPAEPPATPEYAGDYPTAPRGDGEDHDLGQWASAPVSMREKLSLELGNYRLEPRDRLLAEFIIDSLDEDGYLRTPPADLCGSLSPDFSPPPEEQEWLTALRLVQQLDAPGLGARDLQECLALQLEAALGINPPLRALALRIVREQIDRLAKNDAASLRRAFNCTDDDVRDACALIRSLDPKPGRRYDAQAPAYVVPDVFVDKWRSRWRVVPNRSAMPQARLHQVYADLFRRARLDDRSPMAQELQEARWLVRNVEQRYTTIQRVAEAIVKRQQTFFEYGEVALRPLMLKEVADDLDMHESTVSRATTSKYMVTPRGVFEFRHFFSRELPTDSGGTCSAAAVRALIKELIEAEDPAMPLSDVALAQQLATNGIVLARRTVSKYRGQLRLPPAELRREH
- a CDS encoding DUF883 family protein — encoded protein: MANNHTPLPSDFPENGPDRDARRRRRHPESWIDDLEATLSDASATDLEALKIRLAEQLRDTRHSLRDASDSAQDMVRETIDCTEQYIHARPWQAIGLVAGAAFLFGVVVGRQ
- a CDS encoding sigma-54 interaction domain-containing protein, producing MQKLATQVRLAAETDASVFIVGESGAGKEVVAQAIHAASARRDQPFVAVNCGAISGSLAHAELFGHEKGSFTGAVSQNAGYFESASGGTLFLDEVTEMPVDMQVHFLRVLETGTYQRVGGSDLLRANARILCASNRDPAASVADGRLRQDFLHRLLVIPLRVPPLREREGDAVILAREFLAELNARHNTRKAFAPRMLQAVARHDWPGNVRELRNAVQRAYILGDEQLDIDLPRPRVAPHAEFKDGALNVPVGTELGNAQRDFILATLAHHGGDKRLTAETLGVSLKTLYNRLDVYEKDAGGPTAA
- a CDS encoding PAS domain S-box protein, producing MLTQRDRVSHPWTDTLARLEDERVMLQRIAAGMPLAEVLGHMLHAIEAQSSVELRASIALVDESGGLLVHGAAPSLPAAFNAAVDRAPIGPQMASWGMAAHSGCPVYVEDIASHPAWAAWRELALEHGLRACWSTPIKAPDGHLLGVFSNYYAMPRSPSAHDIDAIAVVTRSAALAIERHLTTAALRRSGERWRAMFEGMQEAFFLSEALRDAQGRIVDFRFIEVNPAFERQSGMKEGDTLGHTLREMIPGVPGQIMDAFAQVVETGEPAQFEFAVPAPRQAWYEARARREGENQMMALFLDVTARKTAEAELWEGQHRKNFVLALGDRMREQQQQAAIEQLACESLGQHLALGLVAVVDWEGEGAEPRVSTCWRPQPGRGGCAGLEPVFDDAFLEALRGGRTAFLEPLLAQPNGDIMPSAIVVPTSRWGRPGGALVVRPAAGTRLKRGDIACIEDVAERLCTAVERSQYSRTLEQRVEHAIAERDRIWRLSPELLAVVDGQGRFASVNPAVRPILGWTQEQFLAMGLRELIHPDDYAATREALAQARHPETAQGVRHLENRMRKRDGGYAWITWSMSWAQDSLYMAGRDDTDLKSQAEMLLETEHALRQAQKMEAVGRLTGGIAHDFNNMLQGITGALYLIQRKLASGVPEQAGRFVTVAMDSANRAAHLTQRLLTFSRRQPIDPQPFSVTTTLQSMADLFRRYTGEGVSLAFELDADLWPVRCDRNQFENALLNLVINARDAMPDGGPLTVSAANTYLAPAFLRPYPGAQAGEFVEVGVTDVGCGMTPDVLAHAFDPFFTTKPLGEGTGLGLSMIYGFAKQAGGVVTLESQVGAGTSVRIFLPRHQGTTADAAAPIALACEAGKRERQAIIVLVEDDANVREMVCECLVERGMQVFTANDGDAGLERVRVTGHIDLLVTDVGLPGLNGRQLADAARALHPGLKVLLMTGYAEGAARGSGFLDPGMELIVKPFALDALTARVQRMLESAEVGRGGAWPGGAE
- a CDS encoding sigma-54-dependent transcriptional regulator; amino-acid sequence: MPHLLIVDDDDAIRETLAELGRDNGFTVALAASVKDALIQLERQVPDLVLTDVRLPGGSGMDIFKNVATASAEVVVMTGHGTVDNAVQALRLGATDYLVKPICMERLNGILMRIMANAGGELPGTPFEEPGRFGKLYGASAPMRELYRQIGRVAPTDVTVLLVGESGTGKELAAHAVHELSARRQRPFVAVNCGAISPNLIESEMFGHERGSFTGADRQHKGYFERADGGTLFLDEVTEMPLDLQVKLLRVLETGQFMRVGTHREIACDIRIVAATNRNPEQAVQEGKLREDLYYRLNVFPLELPALRERGDDILFLADRFLQAQNEESGRAKTFSPRAAAALAQYEWPGNVRELKNFVRRAFIMAEGDQLDADMLTPQVSPGGDVRGGQVSVPVGETLAEADRRLILATLERCKGVKKQAAAVLGISPKTLYNRLEEYAAAGYALPGEQPGNSH
- a CDS encoding DUF378 domain-containing protein; this translates as MHALSDNDEAPVSLEIDNMAPGTDSPRGLGSLDWIALIALVAGGLNTGLIAAVNLDLFARVLPWAMAARVAYGLVGLAALHCVVLLFRLGAEAD
- a CDS encoding SDR family oxidoreductase; translation: MTQSDKAATGARPHPAPPMPGQHLSKPGTEAEMALRPQYLAPDYRGSGKLSGMAAIVTGGDSGIGRAVSVLFAREGADVAVVYLNEHEDARETQRVVEAEGRRCLLLPGDVRDPAFCAEAVETAARTFGRLDVLVNNAAYQQHDEGLRDISDEKWDKTLRTNLYGYFYMARAALAHLRAGAAIINTGSVTGLRGSGGLLDYASSKGAIHAFTRSLAANLAPQGIRVNAVAPGPVWTPLNPADRDAEAIKSFGKNTDLGRPAQPEEISPAYVFLAAPACASYITGIVLPITGSAGD
- a CDS encoding DUF4142 domain-containing protein, giving the protein MNNEMMWRGLLAACLFALLTAPLAARAQALPPADSHFLQAAAAADAFQVQAARLAGERAASTEVRTFAGKMQARYQDLDRDLRQLAQARRVPLPDKAEPADQRTLDALAGKTGPAFDTLYVEQVALQAHEKAESLYRAAASQGGDAQVREFAARHQSALADHLALARALKRDPAANPERMPPATRGEPPPVSPAERAAPASVAPAK